ACAGCAGGAACGCGGCGACCACCGACAGCAGGGTCAGCAGGGTGCGGGTCTTGCTGCGGAACAGCTGCGCCCAGACCAACGAAAAGTATTTCATGTTCGATTCTCCAGGGAACGGTACGCCGTGGCGCGGTACGCGCGCCGCGGCTGGCCGCGATGCGGCAGCGGCCGGTTCAATGCGCCACGAGCGGCGCGTCGGCCAGCTCGCCCTTGTCCAGGTGCACGGTATGGCTGGCGTACTCGGCGGCCTTGGGGTCGTGGGTGACCATGATGATGGTCTTGCCGTGTTCGCGGTTGAGCTGCTGCAGCAACTGCAGGATCTCTTCGGCGGCGTGGCGGTCCAGGTCGCCGGTGGGCTCGTCGCAGATCAGGAAGGTGGGATCGGAGACGATGGCGCGGGCGATCGCCACACGCTGCTGCTGGCCGCCGGACAGTTCGTTGGGGCGGTGGCTGCGGCGGTCGGCGAGGTTGACCAGGGTCAGGGCGATCTCGGCGTTGCGCTTGCGCTGGGCGGCGCTGAGGTTGGTCAGCAGCAGCGGCAGCTCGACGTTCTTCTGCGCAGTGAGCATGGGCATGAGGTTGTAGAACTGGAACACGAAGCCGACGTGCTGGCTGCGCCAGGTGGACAGTTGGCCGCCGCTCATGCGGTCGATGCGTTCGCCTTCGATCTCGATCTCGCCGCCGCTGGGGGTATCCAGGCCGCCGATCAGGTTCAGCAGGGTGGTCTTGCCGGAGCCGGAGGGTCCCATCAGGGCGACGAAGTCGCCGCGTTCGATCTCCAGGTCGATGCCGTGCAGGACTTGTACTTTCTCGGGCCCGCGCTGGTAGGTCTTGGTGACGTTGCGCAGTTTGACGAGGGTGGACATGGTGGTGTTCCTGGCAGTGGACGGGTAGTGGATGTGCCGATTGCGGTGAGGCGGTTCGCGGATGCTTTCAATTGCGATGCTGTTGCTGTGCTTTTGCTTTTGGCTTTACCGGGTCCCTTACGTAGCGGCGAATAGGGCGGGAAAAACCCCGAAGGGGCGGCGCACAGGGATGTGCGCCGTTCGCGGCAGGGGCAGGATGCCCCTTCCGCGAATCCCGTCCTGTTCGCGGACCCGGAGCGCGCAGCGCGGAGGGCGCGGAGTAGGGTGTGCTTGACCAGCCTTCGGCTGTGGTGAAGCGCTTCTTTTGGTTACTTTTCTTTGCACAAGCAAAGAAAAGTAACTCGCCGCAGGCGAAAGCTTTGCTTTTGCTCCTTCAGTGGTGGAGCTCTTGTAGGAGCGGCTTCAGCCGCGACACTTTCCTGACAGAACCAGTCGCGGCTGAAGCCGCTCCTACAAAAGCAAACGCCCAAGCAAAAAAGCAACAGCAAAGCAAAAGCTTCCGCCCTAGGGCGGGTCACTTTTCTTTGCTCGCGCAAAGAAAAGTAACCAAAAGAAAGCGCGCCCTGCCTACGCGCCCTCCGCGCTGCGCGCTACGGGTCCGCGGATGCACCGGGGATTCGCGGAAGGGGCATCCTGCCCCTGCCGCGAACGGCGCACATCCATGTGCGCCGCCCTTCGGGTTTTTCCCCGGTCCATCCGCCGCTGCGGAAGGGAACCCAGGAAGCCAACAGCAACAGCAACAGCAAAGCCGAGCAACAACGGAGCCGAGCAGCAGCTAGAGCAACATCTAGAGCAAGAGCAAGAGCAAGAGCAAGAGCAAGAGCAAGAGCGGTATGGCGGTTGGAGCTTGTGCAGGCAATTGCAGGCTTGATGCATCACGGGCAAGAACCATGCGATGCGGTGAAACGACTGGTTTCAGCGACACTCGCTATGGCAATAACTGGAACGAAAACAAAGTAACGGCGCCGTCTTCATGGCGATGGAGCAAGGCGGTGGCGACAGGGGCGACACGGACGGCATGCAATGGTTCGCGCCAAAGCGCGGTACCTCACACGCGTCCGCCGCTATTGCTCGGTCGCCTCCGCCATCTTCACCTTGACTCCGTCGCGCACCGTCTCCGGCGGGTCCAGCACCACCGTGTCGCCCGCCGCCAGGCCCGACAGCACCTGGCGGTCGTCGCCCAGCGCGATGCCGGTCTTCAGCGCGCGCCGCTCGACGGTGTTGTCCTCCTTCAGTGCGAACGCCACGTCCTGGCCGTCGCGCTTGACGATCGCCGTGCCCGGCACGCGCACGCCCTGCGGCTTGTCTTGCGCCTGCGCCTGCGGGGCTTCCAGGAAGCTCACCCGCACGCCCATCTCCGGCACGATCCGCGGATCCTTCTGCTTCAGCGCCACGCGCACCTTCACCGTGGCCTTGCCGCGGTCGGCCGAGGGGATGATCGCGATCACTTCGGCCGGAATCTTCCACTCCGGGTAGGCGTTGAGTGTGGCTTCCACCGGCATGCCCGGCTTGACCCGGCCGATGAAGGCCTCGCCTACTTCGACCTCGATCTCTAGCGAGTCCATGTCCACCACCGTGCCGATGCCGGTGCGGGTGAAACCGCCGCCGGCCGACAGCGGCGACACGATCTCGCCCGGCTGCGCCGCCTTGGCGGTGACCACGCCGGAGAACGGTGCGCGCACGATGGTGTTGTCCACGTTGAGGTCGGAGATCGACAGCTGGTTGCCGGCCACCACCACGTTGCGCTGCGCGCTCTGCAGCTGCGCGCGCAGGGCGTCGCGCTGCGACAGCGCCTGCTCGTACTGCGAACGCGACACCAACTGCTGCGTGGACAGGGTCTGCAGCCGCTGCGCATCGGCCTCGGCCTGGCGCAGCTGCGCCTGCATGTTCGCCACCTGGCTGCGCGCCGCGTCCAGCTGCGAGGCCGACAGCTGCCGCTGCGCGCCGGCGTCGATCGGATCCAGCGTCGCCATCACTTGGCCCTGTTCCACGCGCATGCCTTCCTCGATCAGCACCTCGCGCACCTTGCCGGTGATCTTCGCCGAGACCGTGGCCATGCGCCGCGCCACCACGTAGCCGCTGGCATCCAGCACCGAGGCGCTGCTGCTGCCGGCCGCGATCGCCACCACCGGCGCGGTGGTCACCTCGATGGCCTTGCCGCGGCCGAACAGCAGCCAGCCGCCGACGCCGAGCGCGAGCAGCAGCACCAGGACCACGGCGATCCACAGCCCGCGCCGCGACGGTGGCGCGCTCGGCGGAGCCTTGCGGTCGATACGGAGTTCTTTGAGCAGGTCGGCGGAGGTACTCATCTTGTCCCTGGACGAATCAGTAGGCGCAGTGTGGACGGCGAGGGGTGCGCTTCCCAGTTGCCGGAAGTCACTTTCTGCGTTGCGCTGCGGCAGGTGCGGCGCCATTCCCCGTGGCGTGGAGCGCAGCATGCGGCAATCGCGCAGCCATCGCCAGTGACAGCTGTCACCCGCCGCGGCTGACGGGCCGCACTGGGATGGGCCGGCGCCGCGGCGCAGCATGGCCACTCCCGCCACGACCGGTTCCTGCCGATGCACGCCGCTCCCGACACTCTTCCGCTGGCGCAGCTGCGCGCCGTGCACAAGCGCTACGGCGCGGTGGTCGCGCTGGACGGCGTGGACCTGCAGTTGCAGCGCGGCCAGCTGCTGGCCCTGCTCGGCGCCAACGGCGCGGGCAAGAGCACCGCGGTGGCGCTGCTGCTCGGGCTGCAGGTGGCCGATGCCGGCAGCGTGCAGCTGTGCGGCCAGGATCCGCGTGCGCTCGGCGCGCGGCGCCAGGCCGGGGTGATGCTGCAGTCCGCCGGCTTGCCGGACACGCTGCGCGTGGGCGAACTATTGGACCAGGCGCGCGGCTACTACCGGCGCCCGCGCAGCGTCGCCGATTGCGTGGCGCTGGCCGGGCTGGATGGCCTGATGCCGCGCCGCTACGGCGGCTTGTCCGGCGGCCAGCAGCGGCGCGTGCAATTTGCGATGGCGATCTGCGGGCGGCCGCAGGTGCTGTTCCTGGACGAACCCAGCACCGGCCTGGACATCGAGGCGCGGCAGGGCCTGTGGCGGGCGATCCAGGAACTGGTCGCGGACGGCTGCGCGGTGCTGCTGACCACCCACTACCTGGAGGAGGCCGAGGTATTGGCCGACCGGGTCGCGGTGTTGCAGCGCGGCACGCTGATCGCCGAAGGCAGCGTGCAGCAGCTGCGGGCGCGCTTCGAGCAACGCACGATCCGCTGCCGCAGCGCGCTGACTGCGGTGCAGGTGGCGGGCTGGCCGCAGGCGCGCCGCGTGGAAGCGCGCGACGGCGTGCTGGAGATCGTCGCCGAACCGGCCGAGCCGGTGGTGGCGCGACTGCTCGCCGCCGATCCGGCGCTGGACGAACTGGAAGTCCGCCGCGCCGGCCTGGCCGACGCGTTCCTCGCCATCACCCGTGCGGAGGCCGCATGAGCACGCCCGATCCACGCCGTACCGAGCATGTCGCGTCCCCGGCGCACGGCACGGCGGCGGCGCGGCCGACCGACGCCGCTGCGCCGCCATTGCGCGACCATGCCGCGCTGCTGTTGCGCGAAATCCGCTACGAGTTATTGCGCTGGATGCGCACGCCATCGTTCGCGCTGCCGACCTTGCTGTTCCCGCCCATGTTCTACCTGCTGTTCGGCGTGCTGCTCAATCGCGGCAATGCCGCCGCTGCGGTGTACCTGATGGCCAGCTACGGCGTGTTCGGGGTGATGGCGCCGGCGCTGTTCGGTTTCGGCGTGGGCTTGGCGCTGGACCGCGAACGCGGCCTGCTCACCCTCAAGCGCGCCATGCCGGTGCCACCTGGGGCGATCCTGCTGGCGCGCACCGTGCTGGCGATGCTGTTCGCGCTGGCGATCGCATTGTTGTTGCAACTGCTCGGCGGCATGCTCGGCGGGGTGCGGCTGGCGCCGTCGCAGCGCGCCTGGCTGTTGCTGATCGAAGTGCTGGGCACGCTGCCGTTCTGTGCGATCGGCCTGTACATCGGTGCCCGCGTCGGCGGCAGCGGCGCGCCGGCCGTGGTCAACCTGATCTACCTGCCGATGGCGTTCCTGTCGGGTCTGTGGATCCCGCTGCAGATGCTGCCGTCGCTGCTGACCACGCTGGCGCCGCTGTGGCCGTCCTATCACCTGAGCCAGCTCGCGCTGCGCGTGGTCGGTCACGACGACGGCAGCGGAATCACCGGCCACATCGCCGCGCTGCTGGCGATGACCGTGGCGTTCTATGCGCTGGCGCATCGGCGCCTGCGCCGCGGCTGATGGCCGGCCTCCGCCGCGCCGGCGCCGCGCGGCCGGCATCGCCGCTTCCCGCCGCGTCGCGCGGCATCCCCATGTGCTCGCTATGCTATGCACCGCGGCGGCGCGTCCGCCCCTGGAGCCTGCCGTGATCGATCTGCTGCAAGCGTCGCCCGAATCGCTGGTCGCCCAGCGGATGAGCTGGACCACGGCCAAACGCAGCACGCAGTGGTTCGTGTGGCTGTCGCTGGTGTGGTCGATCTGGCTGTTCATCACGCCGCTGTACGAGCGGCACATCTTCCGCGACTGGTTCTGGCCGACGATGGTCAGCTACGCGGCGTTTCTGGCCCTGTACTACTGCGCCTACTACCGCGATCGCCGCTACCTGCGCTGGTGCGTGGCCGGCATGGCCGTGCTGGCGTTCGTGCTGCTGCCGTACAACCCCGGTGCGCAGTGCTACATGATCTATGCCTGTGCGTTCCTGGCGTTCTGTTTCCCGATCGGGCGCGCGCTGCTGGCGATGTTGTTGCTGCTCGGTGCGTTCGCCGCGGCCTGGATGCTGCAGGGCTGGTCGCTGCTGTACATGACCAGCGCGGTGGTGGTCGGCCTGTCGGTGGGGCTGATGAACATCAGCTTCGAACGCCGCGCCCGCGCCGACGCGCAGTTGCGCCTGAGCCACGAAGAAGTGCGGCGCCTGGCCGCGGTCGCCGAGCGCGAGCGCATCGGCCGCGACCTGCACGACCTGCTCGGCCACACCCTGTCGCTGGTGGCGCTGAAGTCGGACCTGGCCGCGCGCCTGCTCGCGCGCGATCCGGCCGCGGCGCGGCAGGAGATGGAGGACGTCGGCCAGGTCGCGCGCGAGGCGCTGGGCCAGGTGCGGCGCGCGGTCAGCGGCATCCGCGCCGCGCAGCTGGCGGCGGAAATGGCCTCGGCCAAGCTGCTGCTGGAATCCTCCGGGGTCACCTTCCGCTATCAGGTCGATGCCTTGCCGCAATGCGCGCAGCTGGAGACCGTGTTCGCGATGGTGCTGCGCGAGGCCGCGACCAACATCCAGCGCCACGCCGGTGCCGGCAACGCGCAGCTGCGGCTGTGGTGCGAACGCGGCCAGGCCTGGCTGGAGATCCGCGACGACGGCCGCGGCAGCGCGATGCAGCCGGGCACCGGCCTGGCCAGCATGCGCGAACGGCTGGAAGCGGTGGGCGGTTCGTTGCGGATCGACTCCGAACGCGGCCAGGGCACCCGCCTGCTGGCCGCCGCGCCGTTGCCGCGGACCGCCGAACCCGCGCCCGGCGTGCCGGTCGCGCCGCCGCATGCCGGGCAGGACGCCGCGCTGCACTGAGCGCCGCGCTGCCGCGCTCTACAATGCGCGCACAACATCGGGGGAAGGCGTGATTCGACTAGTGCTGGCGGAGGACCAGGCGATGGTGCGCGGTGCGCTCAGCGCGCTGTTGGGCCTGGAAGCGGATATCGCGGTGGTCGCCAGCGCCGCCGACGGCGAAGCCGCGTGGCGCGCGCTGCAGGCGCACACGCCGGACCTGCTGGTCACCGATATCGAGATGCCCGGCCTCAGCGGCCTGGAACTGGCGCAGCGGGTGCAGCGCCAGCAGCTGCCGGTGCGCGTGGTGATCGTCACCACCTTCGCCCGTCCTGGGTTCCTGCGCCGCGCGCTGGATGCCGGCGTCGGCGGGTATCTGTTGAAGGACGCGCCGCCCGAACGCCTGGTCGATGCGATCCGCCAGGTGCACCGCGGCGGCCGCGCGATCGATCCGGAACTGGCGCTGGAGGCCTGGTCCGAGGCCGATCCGCTCAACGACCGCGAACGCCAGGTGCTGCGCCTGGCCGGCGAGGGCGCCTCCGCCGGCGACATCGCCGCCCGGCTCGGGCTGTCGCACGGCACCGTGCGCAATTACCTGTCCGAGGCGATCGGCAAGCTCGGCGTCGGCAACCGCATCGAGGCGGCGCGGCTGGCGCGGCAGAAGGGCTGGCTGTAGCGCGGCCGCCAAACGCGAAGGCCAGTGACGCGGCCGCCGGCACTCGGGTCGCATCCAGGTCCGTCCGCTGCGTCACGACGGATGGCAGATCGGACGACCAGGTGAAGCGCAGCGAGCCGCTGCGGGGTTCGCACGATGCCCGTAGCCATGGATCCGAACCGGTTGGCAGCTCACTCACGTCTGCGTTGGATCTGCGGCTAGGGCTTCATTACGCGATGGGCAACGCCTAGGCCGCATGGCGCCTTGCCGCACGATCGGTGTTGTGCCGCCCGACGCGCGCCGATGCCGGCCCGTGCCGCAACCGCCGCTGCCGAGGAGCGCGGGGTATGCCGGTTCGGCAAGCGCCTATGAAATTGTGCGCAGTCGCGCGGTGGAGGCGTCGCCAGTGACTAAGCTCGCCTGCATCGGTCGACGGGAGTGCGTGATGAAGTGGATGCGTGCGCTGTGCTTTGGGTGGTCGCTGCTGTTGGCGTGGACGTTGCCGGCCGGCGCTGCGCTGGCGGCCGACGGGCAGTTCAAGGTGCTGGTCGCGGCGATTCCCAACAAGTACCACCACGACTACATCCCGGTGGCCAAGCCGCAGTTCGAGGCGCTGGCGCGGCAGCACTATTTCGAGCTGGTATGGGCCTGGAACGCCGAGGCGTTCGACGGCGACCTGTCGCAGTACGCGGCGATCGTGCTGCTCAATACGCCGGCCACCGACCTCAATCCGGCGCAGCGCGCCAACTTCCAGAAGTACGTGCGCGCCGGCGGCGGCGTGGTCGCGGTGCACAAGGCGTTCGCGATCGCGCGCGGGCAGTGGGACTGGTACGACCGCCTGATCGGCCGCTCGTTCCGCACCCATCCCTACCTGCAGACCGCGATGGTCGACGTGGTCGACCACAACTTCCCCGCCACCGCCGGCCTGCCGCAGCGCTGGATGTGGTCGGACGAGTGGTACGAATACGACCCGCCGTACAGCGACGACCTGGTCACGCTGATGACGGTGGACGAAACCAGCTACGACCCCACGCTGATCTGGCCCGGCCAGGTCGCCAAGGGCATGGGCAAACAGCACCCGGTGGCGTGGTACCACCACTTCGAAGGCGGCCGCGTGTTCGCCACCGCGCTCGGCCACCAGGCCGAGGCCTACAACGACCCGCGCTACCTCGAGCACCTGTACGGCGGCATCTACTGGGCCGCCACCGGCCACGGCATCGCCGGCGAGACGAAAGCGGCAACGCCGCGCCCCCGCTGAATCCGCAGGCGCCACGCTTTGCTTTTCTGTAGGAGCGGCTTCAGCCGCGACAGAAACCGGACCTTCGCCGGCACCCTGTCGGGGCTGAAGCCCCCCCTGCAGCACACCCGGCCAACACGTCCCGCGCTTTTTGTAGGAGCGGCTTCAGCTGCGACAGGAGCCGGACCTTCGCCGGGCACCCTGTCGGGGCTGAAGCCCCTCCCACAGGAGCGCCCGGCCGGCACGCCACGCGCCTTTTGTGGGAGCGACTTCAGTCGCGACGCGCATCACCGACCAAGCCCATCGCGACCGACGGGCCAGGTCCACCCAACGTCGTAGCAGAGAACAGACCCCTTAGACCTGTTCCCTAGGCGCTGCCTGATCCGCCACCACCGGCGCCGCCCCGCCTCGCGCCATGCTTGAAAACACCCCGTCGCGGCGCACCCAGGCATGGAACAGCGCCGCGCACAGATGCCCCAGCACCGTGGCGAACAGCAAATATGCCAGCCAGCCATGCGCGCTGCGCAACCACGCGTACAGCGCCGGGCTGTGCGGCGCGATCGGCGGCAGCTGCGCGCCCGGCCACAGCACGATCGGATAGCCGCCGGCCGACAGCAGCGACCAGCCCAGCAACGGCATCGCCAGCATCAACGCATACAACAACCAGTGCGAGGCCAGCGCCGCCGTCTTCTGCCACCACGGCAGATCGGCCGGCAGCGGCGGCGGCCGCTGGCGCAGGCGATTGCCCAGGCGCACGATCGCGAGCAGCAAGATGGCGATGCCGAGCGGGCGGTGCAGGTCGAGCAGCCATGGCCGCTGCGACACCGAAGCGACCATGCCCACGCCGACGAACAGCATGGTCAGGATCATCGCCGCCATCAGCCAATGCAGCACGCGGGCGATCAGGTTGAAATGTCCGGAGACGTTGGCGCGGCTCATTGCGCACCTCCCTTTGCCTGGCCCGTGGCCTCGGGCGCCTGGCCGCGACCGATCTCGCGCTCGCGGCGGTTGAACGAGTGCGAATACACCGCCGAGCGCGCGGCCAGAATCGGGTCGTCGGAGCCGGCGATGCCGCGCGGCAGGATCAGCGGGTCGTAGTTGAGGTCGCGGCACGGGCCGGTGGCCTGCGGCTCGGCATGGTCGAGCACCAGGGTGCCGGCGACCACTTGCTGCCGGTCCTGCGGCCAAGGTTGAGATGGATCGTTCACCGGGTCGCCGGGAGCGGCCACGGTCAGCACCAGATCCCAGCGCAACGGGCCGTGCGCCAGCCGCGCCTGCAGGTCTTCGCCGAGGAAGTCGGCATCGGCCTGCGCCCGCTGCGCCGCGGACAGTTCCTTGAAAGCGGTCTGCGGCCGCATCGACCAACGCACGAAACGGCTGCTGCCGTCGGCGGCGATGAAGCGGAAGCTGTTGACCCCGTTGTACTGGGTGTTGGCCCAGCTGTCCGACCACGGCGCGGTCTTGGCCCACTGCTGGAACTTCTTCGCTTCCGGATAGCGTTGCACGAACGCGGCCATCTTCGCCGGGTCCGGCTTGCCGGTGGCCGGGTCCGGCTGCGCGGCCAGGGTCTGCGCCATGAAGCCCTCCGGCGTGGCCACCACGAAGAACGGAAAGCTGTTCATCGCCGTGCGCCACTGCTGGCCGTCGTCGCTGCGCAGCAGCAGCGCCATGCTGCGCACCCGCGCGCTGGCATCGGCGCCATGCGGATCGCCGCCGCCGATCGACATCCGCCCCAGCACCGGCACCGAGGCCTGGGCGAACACCCGCGCCGAGGACAGCGCACTGGCCTGGCCGTTGCCTTCGAAATGCCCGCTCACGCACATGCCCTTGCTGTGCGCGCGGCGAAACCCCGGATGCGGCGGCCCGCCGGCCTCGATGGCGTCGGTCATGCGCTGCGCGGTCAGCCGCTGCGGCCCGCCCAGCCAGCCGGCGCTCCAGGCGAAGGCGGCGGCGAGCACGGCGGCGATCGCGGCGATGGCCGCCAGCGGCAGCCAGGGCCGCGGGCGGGGTGGCGAGGGCGGGGCGGGGTCGGGATGGGACATGGGGGAACTCCTGTGGCGGCGGCGATTGGCAGTGAGACGTGCGGCGTCGCGGTCTATTCCCGACGCCGGTAGTTTTTGTGCGTTGCTTGCGGGGTGCTTTGTCGCCAGCAGTTGCTTTCAGCCCGCCGGAGCGGCGCGATCGCGCAGGCGCTCCCGGCGAGCGGCCAACCCCCGTTGGCGAATACGCCGCTTGCCGTGCGTCCACCCGCGATCGCCCTCCGGCCCCTGCCGCGCAACGCCAGTTCTGCAGGTGCCATTGCTGCCGGCGGCCGCCCTGGTCGGCTTGTACGGCCGCGATCTCGCAGATCGACCGATCCGACCGGCGGGCTAATCCAGGCTGGGGAATACTCCGCCTCGCTGTGCGCCCTCTCTGTTCTGCCGCGCGAAGCCAGTGCTGCAGGCGACCGACGCCTGGTCGGCCTGCACGGCCGTGAGCGTGCCGATCGAGCGATCCCGACGGATGGCTAACCCAGGTTGGGGAATAATCCGCCTCGCCGTGCGTCCTACCCATGACCGTCCATCCCCGACCTGCAGCACGAAACCAGCCATGCATGACCTCGACGACGAATCCCTGCGTGCGCTGATGCCGCGGTTGCGGCGTTTCGCCCAATCGCTGAGCGGCGATGCGGCCAGTGCCGACGACCTGGTGCAGGCGGCGCTGGAGCGCGCGCTGCGGCGCTGGTCCACCCGCCGCGATGCCGATGCGCTGCAGCCGTGGCTGTTCGCGATCGTGTACCGGCAATTCGTCGACACGCGCCGCCGCGCGCAGCGCTGGCAGCGGGTGCTGGCGCTGTTCGCGCCGCAGCAGCCGACCCAGGCGCCGTCGGCCGAACAGGTGCACGACGGCCGCGCGATGCTGGCCGCCTTCGCGCAGTTGCCGGCCGAGCAGCGCGCGCTGCTGTTGCTGGTCAGTGTCGAGGGGTTCAGCTACCGCGACGCCGCCACCGCGCTGGACCTGCCGATCGGCACGGTGATGTCGCGGCTGTCGCGCGCGCGCGAGAAACTGCGCCAGATCGGCGAAGGCCGCAGCGGCCCCGGCCCTGCCTTGCGAGTGCTCAAATGACCGTGCTGCGCCCCGACGACGAAACTCTGCACGCCTATGTCGATGGCCGCCTGGACCCGGCGCGCCGCGCCCAGGTGGCCGCCTGGCTGCAGGCCCATCCCGCCCATGCCGCGCGCGTGGCCGGCTGGAAGCAGGACGCCGACGCGCTGCGCGCGGCCTGGGCCGGCGCCGAAGCGCTGCCGGCCAATCCCGCGTTGAGCGCATCGGCGCTGCGCGGCCGCGTGCGCCAGCGTCGCCGCACGCTGGCGGCGATGGCCGCCAGCTGCGTACTGATGCTCGGCCTGGGCACCGGACTGGGCTGGCAATTGCGCGACAGCCGCCTCGGTGGCGAACGCCTGCCGATGGCCGACGCGGTGGCCGCGTATCGCCTGTTCGCCGATGGCGAGCAACCGTTGGAATTCGATCCGGCGCGGCGGGTGGCCTTGCAGGGCTGGCTGCGCACCCATTTCGGCGAGGCCGGCGCGGTGCCGGACCTGCAGGCGCAGGGCTTCGCGCTGCGCGGCGGGCGCCTGCTGTCCACGCCCGAGGGTGCGGCCGCGATGCTGGTCTACCAGGACGCCGACGGCGCCCGCATCGGCCTGTACCTGCGCCCGGGCAGCGCCCGCCTGCACGACGGCGAACGCCGCGACGGCCGCCTGCTGGCGCAGTACTGGTCCGAAGGCGGCACCGCCTTCGCCCTGGTCGGCCCGGCCACCCAGACCCGCATGCGCCAGATCGCCCCGCTGCTGCGCGAGCAGGGCTGAGCCGGCGCGGCGCGAACCGCACTCGCAGCGAAGAATGCATGCGCCCCTGTAGGAGCGGCTTCAGCCGCGACGAACGAAGCGACGGAATCGCCGCACCCGTATCGCGTCGGGACTGAGGCCCCTCCCACAGTGCACCCAGCGAGCGTGCAGCAAGGCTTCTTGTAGGAGCGGCTTCAGCCGCGACGAGCGAAGCGCTGGAGCTGCCGCGACCGGACAGCGTCGGGACTGAGCTGCCTCCCACAGTGCAATCGGCGAGCAAGCCTCAAGGCTCCCTGTGGGAGCGACTTCAGTCGCGACGAGCGGAGCGATGGAGTTGCTGCACCGTGTATCGGGTCGGGACTGAGTCCCTCCTACAGTGCACCCAGCAAGCAGGCCGCAAGGCTCCTTGTAGGAGCGGCTTCAGCCGCGACGAGCGAAGCAGTGGAGCTGCCGCGCCCGGACAGCGTCGGGACTGAACTGCCTCCCACAGTGCAACCAGCGAGCAAGCCGCAAGGCTCACTGTGGGAGCGACTTCAGTCGCGACGAGTGAAGCGATGAGTTACTGATACCAGGACAGTGTCGGGATTGAAGCACCTTCTATGGCGCATCCAGCGAAGAGGCTGCAAGGCCCCTGTAGGAGCGGCTTCAGCCGCGACGAACGAAGCTAGGAACCTTGACGGTTCCGGTTGTCTGTCGCGGCTGAAGCCGCTCCTACATGAGTTCGTGCGCTCCGGCGATCTGGTCCGCGCCTCCGCCACGACAATGCCTGCGACACGCGGAGCGGCCGAGCTTCCGTGACCGGGCAGCGTCGGGACTGAAGTCCCTCCCACAGTGCACTCAACGAGCATTCGCAAGGCCCATTGTGGGAGCGACTTCAGTCGCGACGAGCTGAGCGATGGAGTTGCTGCACCGTATCGATCGGGACTGAAGTCCCTCCTGCAGTGCACTCAGCAAGCAGGATCGCAAATCCCTGAGGGCAAGCTCCTTGTAGGAGCGCCTTCAGCCGCGAGAGCGACGTCAGCAATCACGGCGGTTTGGGTGTCTGTCGCGGCTGAAGCCGCTCCTACAGGGGGCTGCGCCGCAGCAACTTCGACCACACCAATACGATACCCACCAGGCCTCACCCGGCGTAACGCGCCTTCAG
This sequence is a window from Xanthomonas sp. CFBP 8443. Protein-coding genes within it:
- a CDS encoding RNA polymerase sigma factor, encoding MHDLDDESLRALMPRLRRFAQSLSGDAASADDLVQAALERALRRWSTRRDADALQPWLFAIVYRQFVDTRRRAQRWQRVLALFAPQQPTQAPSAEQVHDGRAMLAAFAQLPAEQRALLLLVSVEGFSYRDAATALDLPIGTVMSRLSRAREKLRQIGEGRSGPGPALRVLK
- a CDS encoding anti-sigma factor, whose protein sequence is MTVLRPDDETLHAYVDGRLDPARRAQVAAWLQAHPAHAARVAGWKQDADALRAAWAGAEALPANPALSASALRGRVRQRRRTLAAMAASCVLMLGLGTGLGWQLRDSRLGGERLPMADAVAAYRLFADGEQPLEFDPARRVALQGWLRTHFGEAGAVPDLQAQGFALRGGRLLSTPEGAAAMLVYQDADGARIGLYLRPGSARLHDGERRDGRLLAQYWSEGGTAFALVGPATQTRMRQIAPLLREQG
- a CDS encoding catalase family peroxidase; this encodes MSHPDPAPPSPPRPRPWLPLAAIAAIAAVLAAAFAWSAGWLGGPQRLTAQRMTDAIEAGGPPHPGFRRAHSKGMCVSGHFEGNGQASALSSARVFAQASVPVLGRMSIGGGDPHGADASARVRSMALLLRSDDGQQWRTAMNSFPFFVVATPEGFMAQTLAAQPDPATGKPDPAKMAAFVQRYPEAKKFQQWAKTAPWSDSWANTQYNGVNSFRFIAADGSSRFVRWSMRPQTAFKELSAAQRAQADADFLGEDLQARLAHGPLRWDLVLTVAAPGDPVNDPSQPWPQDRQQVVAGTLVLDHAEPQATGPCRDLNYDPLILPRGIAGSDDPILAARSAVYSHSFNRREREIGRGQAPEATGQAKGGAQ